One stretch of Gemmatimonadales bacterium DNA includes these proteins:
- the aroF gene encoding 3-deoxy-7-phosphoheptulonate synthase, which translates to MLIVMKPDATPDEISGVVSLIVSMGYEARPMPGRQRTTVGLVGNDGRVDSSTIGGLPGVAEIIHVSKPYKQVSREWKPEPTRIALGDGTTIGDREVVVMAGPCSVENEEQIIASARLVKAAGATVLRAGAFKPRSSPYSFQGLGARGLDLLERAREETGLLIVTEAMDVDGLELVARTADIIQIGARSMQNYPLLKECGRLRKPILLKRGLAATITELLLSAEYILSEGNPNVILCERGIRSFDTTTRNLFDIAAIAVVHGLSHLPIIADPSHGTGHRDMVIPMARAAIAGGADGLIVEVHPNPERAMSDGAQSLYPEQFERMMREVGAIAEVIGRSLATVGSAV; encoded by the coding sequence ATGCTGATTGTCATGAAGCCGGACGCCACGCCCGATGAGATATCCGGCGTGGTATCACTCATCGTCTCCATGGGGTACGAGGCGCGCCCGATGCCCGGGCGGCAGCGCACCACCGTCGGACTGGTCGGAAATGACGGCCGGGTCGATTCGTCCACCATCGGCGGGTTGCCGGGGGTGGCCGAGATCATCCACGTCTCGAAACCGTACAAGCAGGTGTCGCGCGAGTGGAAGCCCGAGCCGACGCGAATCGCGCTGGGCGACGGCACCACGATCGGTGATCGCGAAGTCGTGGTGATGGCAGGGCCATGCTCGGTCGAGAACGAGGAGCAGATCATTGCGTCGGCCCGACTGGTGAAGGCCGCCGGTGCGACGGTGCTACGCGCTGGAGCGTTCAAGCCGCGGTCGTCGCCGTATTCGTTCCAGGGTCTCGGCGCCCGCGGGCTCGACCTGCTCGAGCGCGCCCGCGAGGAGACCGGGCTGCTGATCGTCACCGAGGCGATGGACGTCGACGGCCTTGAACTCGTGGCACGGACCGCCGACATCATCCAGATCGGCGCGCGCAGCATGCAGAACTATCCGCTGCTCAAGGAGTGCGGCCGCCTGCGCAAGCCGATCCTCCTCAAGCGCGGCCTCGCTGCGACGATCACCGAACTCCTGCTCTCGGCAGAATACATCCTCTCCGAAGGGAATCCCAACGTGATTCTCTGCGAGCGCGGGATCCGTTCATTCGACACCACGACACGCAACCTCTTCGACATCGCCGCGATCGCCGTCGTCCACGGCCTGTCGCACCTGCCGATCATCGCCGACCCGAGCCACGGAACGGGTCATCGCGACATGGTCATTCCGATGGCCCGTGCCGCGATCGCAGGCGGCGCCGACGGATTGATCGTCGAGGTACACCCCAACCCGGAGCGCGCGATGTCGGACGGCGCGCAGAGCCTCTACCCGGAACAATTCGAACGGATGATGCGCGAGGTCGGTGCCATCGCCGAGGTGATCGGTCGCTCGCTCGCCACCGTGGGAAGCGCGGTTTGA